One Scomber scombrus chromosome 1, fScoSco1.1, whole genome shotgun sequence DNA segment encodes these proteins:
- the LOC133997299 gene encoding serine/threonine-protein kinase Nek1-like has protein sequence MEKYEQVNQIGKGGFGTAILVKSKEDGHQYVIKKIHGTISTENRQKSQKEVEVLSNMSHPNIVQYKESFEEKNCLYIVMDYCEGGDLSKKIKSQRGELFSEEQIRDWFVQICLALKHIHDRNIIHRDLKPQNIFLTKDGTIQLGDFGLSKVLNSTEELASTCIGTPLYLPPEIWEHKPYNNKSDIWALGCVLNEMCTLKPAFEAGSKMGIEQKIIHESYPPVSDHYSQELRSLLAQLLNCDATKRPSVNSILDEPYLCCRIQKFLTTQVEITVSLSLSQGQSETLAMSDKKIQKKRLEEEKRQYDKGM, from the exons ATGGAGAAGTACGAACAGGTAAATCAAATTGGGAAAGGTGGATTTGGAACAGCCATCCTTGTAAAATCCAAAGAGGATGGACACCAATATGTCATCAAGAAGATACATGGCACA ATTTCAACTGAAAATAGGCAGAAATCTCAAAAAGAAGTTGAAGTCCTTTCCAACATGAGTCATCCCAACATTGTCCAGTATAAGGAATCTTTTGAAG AGAAGAACTGTCTGTATATAGTGATGGACTACTGTGAAGGTGGAGACCTCTCCAAGAAGATCAAATCTCAGAGAGGAGAACTTTTTTCAGAAGAGCAA ATCCGGGACTGGTTTGTGCAGATTTGTCTGGCACTAAAACACATCCATGATAGAAACATCATCCACAGGGACCTAAAACCACAG AACATATTTTTGACAAAAGATGGGACTATACAGCTTGGGGACTTTGGACTTTCAAAGGTGCTGAACAG CACTGAAGAACTGGCATCAACATGCATAGGAACACCACTTTACCTACCACCAGAGATCTGGGAGCACAAAccatacaacaacaaaag TGATATTTGGGCTCTGGGCTGTGTCCTGAATGAAATGTGCACTCTTAAGCCTGCA TTTGAGGCTGGCAGTAAAATGGGCATAGAACAGAAGATCATCCATGAATCATACCCTCCCGTGTCTGATCACTACTCCCAAGAACTGCGTTCCCTCTTGGCACAGCTGTTGAATTGTGATGCCACAAAGAGACCCTCAGTCAACAGCATACTAGACGAACCTTACCTCTGCTGCAGGATACAGAAGTTCCTAACAACACAGGTGGAGATCACAGTTAGTTTGTCTTTGTCACAGGGTCAGTCAGAGACTCTTGCAATGtctgacaaaaaaatacaaaagaagaggcttgaagaagagaagaggcaATATGATAAAGGTATGTAA